A region from the Lutra lutra chromosome 1, mLutLut1.2, whole genome shotgun sequence genome encodes:
- the KCTD6 gene encoding BTB/POZ domain-containing protein KCTD6 isoform X1, with protein MLSDFFLLSLVSHFSFNHSYIPGLEFFASLKAEDTSLQSHYFPGTWAPQDAALEQMDNGDWGYMMTDPVTLNVGGHLYTTSLTTLTRYPDSMLGAMFGGDFPTARDPQGNYFIDRDGPLFRYVLNFLRTSELTLPLDFKEFDLLRKEADFYQIEPLIQCLNDPKPLYPMDTFEEVVELSSTRKLSKYSNPVAVIITQLTITTKVHSLLEGISNHFTKWNKHMMDTRDCQVSFTFGPCDYHQEVSLRVHLMEYITKQGFTIRNTRVHHMSERANENTVEHNWTFCRLARKTDD; from the exons ATgctgtctgatttttttctgttgtctttggtctcccatttctcatttaatcattCGTATATTCCTGGATTAGAGTTCTTTGCTTCACTTAAGGCAGAGGACACCAGCCTTCAGTCACACTA TTTCCCTGGAACCTGGGCTCCCCAAGACGCAGCGCTGGAGCAGATGGATAATGGAGACTGGGGCTATATG atgaCTGACCCAGTCACGTTAAATGTAGGTGGACACTTGTATACAACGTCTCTCACCACATTGACGCGTTACCCGGATTCCATGCTTGGAGCTATGTTTGGGGGGGACTTCCCCACAGCTCGAGACCCTCAAGGCAATTACTTCATTGATCGAGATGGACCTCTTTTCCGTTATGTCCTCAACTTCTTAAGAACTTCAGAGTTGACCTTACCCCTGGATTTTAAGGAATTTGATCTGCTTCGGAAAGAAGCAGATTTTTATCAGATTGAGCCCTTGATTCAATGTCTCAATGACCCCAAGCCTCTGTATCCTATGGATACTTTTGAAGAAGTTGTGGAGTTATCTAGTACTCGGAAGCTTTCTAAGTACTCTAATCCAGTAGCTGTCATCATAACACAGTTAACCATCACCACCAAGGTCCATTCCTTACTAGAAGGTATCTCAAACCATTTCACAAAGTGGAATAAGCACATGATGGACACCAGAGATTGCCAGGTTTCCTTCACTTTCGGACCCTGTGATTATCACCAGGAAGTTTCTCTCAGGGTCCACCTGATGGAATACATTACAAAACAAGGTTTCACGATCCGCAACACCCGAGTGCATCACATGAGTGAGCGGGCCAACGAGAACACAGTGGAGCACAACTGGACTTTCTGTAGGCTGGCCCGGAAGACTGATGACTGA
- the KCTD6 gene encoding BTB/POZ domain-containing protein KCTD6 isoform X2, which produces MDNGDWGYMMTDPVTLNVGGHLYTTSLTTLTRYPDSMLGAMFGGDFPTARDPQGNYFIDRDGPLFRYVLNFLRTSELTLPLDFKEFDLLRKEADFYQIEPLIQCLNDPKPLYPMDTFEEVVELSSTRKLSKYSNPVAVIITQLTITTKVHSLLEGISNHFTKWNKHMMDTRDCQVSFTFGPCDYHQEVSLRVHLMEYITKQGFTIRNTRVHHMSERANENTVEHNWTFCRLARKTDD; this is translated from the exons ATGGATAATGGAGACTGGGGCTATATG atgaCTGACCCAGTCACGTTAAATGTAGGTGGACACTTGTATACAACGTCTCTCACCACATTGACGCGTTACCCGGATTCCATGCTTGGAGCTATGTTTGGGGGGGACTTCCCCACAGCTCGAGACCCTCAAGGCAATTACTTCATTGATCGAGATGGACCTCTTTTCCGTTATGTCCTCAACTTCTTAAGAACTTCAGAGTTGACCTTACCCCTGGATTTTAAGGAATTTGATCTGCTTCGGAAAGAAGCAGATTTTTATCAGATTGAGCCCTTGATTCAATGTCTCAATGACCCCAAGCCTCTGTATCCTATGGATACTTTTGAAGAAGTTGTGGAGTTATCTAGTACTCGGAAGCTTTCTAAGTACTCTAATCCAGTAGCTGTCATCATAACACAGTTAACCATCACCACCAAGGTCCATTCCTTACTAGAAGGTATCTCAAACCATTTCACAAAGTGGAATAAGCACATGATGGACACCAGAGATTGCCAGGTTTCCTTCACTTTCGGACCCTGTGATTATCACCAGGAAGTTTCTCTCAGGGTCCACCTGATGGAATACATTACAAAACAAGGTTTCACGATCCGCAACACCCGAGTGCATCACATGAGTGAGCGGGCCAACGAGAACACAGTGGAGCACAACTGGACTTTCTGTAGGCTGGCCCGGAAGACTGATGACTGA